From Cannabis sativa cultivar Pink pepper isolate KNU-18-1 chromosome 8, ASM2916894v1, whole genome shotgun sequence, a single genomic window includes:
- the LOC115700801 gene encoding homeobox-leucine zipper protein HOX3 yields the protein MAILPTTPSNLELTIGFSSSPSLSSSVMRDLDINQVPSVGRDHHHHLHHHLDYDHNNINQEEWMEEEDEIMMSSGNTTHSGPPRKKLRLSKEQSRLLEESFRQHHTLNPKQKEALALQLKLRPRQVEVWFQNRRARSKLKQTEMECEYLKRWFGSLTEQNRRLQREVEELRSMKVAPPKVISPHSCEPLPASTLTMCPRCERVTTTTSTAINGDYPTSTVALSSKLTNSHL from the exons ATGGCGATATTACCTACCACCCCTTCGAACCTGGAGTTGACAATAGgcttctcttcttctccttctctctcttcttctg TGATGAGAGATTTGGACATAAACCAAGTACCATCAGTTGGAagagatcatcatcatcatcttcatcatcatcttgaTTATGatcataataatattaatcaaGAAGAATGGATGGAAGAGGAAGATGAAATAATGATGAGTAGTGGTAATACTACTCATTCAGGCCCTCCTAGGAAAAAACTTCGTCTCTCAAAGGAACAGTCTCGTCTTCTTGAAGAAAGCTTCAGACAACACCATACCTTAAACCCT AAACAGAAAGAGGCTTTGGCGTTGCAGTTGAAGCTAAGGCCACGTCAAGTTGAGGTTTGGTTTCAGAACCGTAGGGCCAG GAGCAAGCTGAAACAGACAGAGATGGAGTGTGAGTACTTGAAAAGGTGGTTTGGATCACTGACTGAACAAAACAGAAGACTACAAAGAGAAGTGGAGGAGCTTAGGTCGATGAAAGTGGCTCCTCCAAAAGTCATATCACCCCACAGCTGCGAGCCTCTTCCGGCATCCACACTCACCATGTGTCCACGTTGCGAACGTGTCACCACCACCACTTCCACCGCCATTAACGGTGACTACCCCACCTCCACCGTTGCATTGTCCTCTAAACTCACCAACAGCCACCTCTGA